From [Clostridium] symbiosum, a single genomic window includes:
- a CDS encoding 4Fe-4S binding protein — protein MELITRLKRNIRLVVQICFTALTNGYVNGYLEGTIYKGTGKKFCVPGLNCYSCPGAFGACPIGSLQAVLNSPQYKFSFYIIGFLMAVGAFFGRFVCGWLCPFGLVQDLLHKIPLFRKLKKSPGDRYLKYLKYVILVVFVIILPVTITNIVGGGTPWFCKLICPSGTLLGGIPLTLLNPSLRSGLGLLFSWKVFVLVAVAVWAIKVYRPFCRYLCPLGAVYSLFNPIALYRFEVNQDSCTKCGACRKACPMDLPVHEIPNNLECIRCGKCLKACKNHSLHSTFSNMGFSDMGAAKTVNCQHCQSGNE, from the coding sequence ATGGAACTGATAACACGACTGAAGAGAAATATCCGTCTTGTGGTTCAGATTTGTTTTACCGCCCTGACCAACGGTTATGTGAATGGATATTTGGAAGGGACGATTTACAAGGGAACCGGAAAGAAATTTTGTGTTCCCGGCCTGAACTGCTATTCCTGTCCAGGAGCATTTGGAGCTTGTCCTATCGGCTCTCTGCAGGCGGTTTTAAACAGTCCGCAGTACAAATTTTCATTCTACATCATCGGTTTTTTGATGGCGGTAGGAGCATTTTTCGGGCGGTTTGTGTGCGGCTGGCTCTGTCCATTCGGCCTGGTTCAGGATTTATTACATAAAATCCCTCTGTTCCGGAAATTAAAGAAATCGCCGGGAGACCGTTATCTGAAATATTTAAAATATGTGATATTAGTCGTTTTTGTGATTATTCTTCCCGTCACCATCACTAATATTGTCGGAGGCGGCACACCGTGGTTCTGCAAACTGATCTGCCCGTCGGGAACCTTATTGGGAGGCATTCCGCTGACGCTCTTAAACCCGTCGCTCCGTTCCGGCCTGGGGCTGCTCTTCAGTTGGAAAGTGTTCGTGCTGGTGGCTGTGGCCGTCTGGGCCATCAAGGTGTACCGCCCATTCTGCCGTTATCTCTGCCCGCTGGGCGCGGTTTACAGCCTGTTCAACCCGATTGCCCTCTACCGTTTTGAAGTGAATCAGGACAGCTGTACAAAATGCGGAGCCTGCAGGAAAGCCTGTCCCATGGATCTTCCAGTCCATGAAATTCCCAATAATCTGGAATGTATCCGGTGTGGAAAATGCTTAAAGGCTTGTAAAAACCATTCCCTTCACAGTACTTTTTCTAATATGGGATTTTCTGATATGGGAGCTGCCAAAACGGTGAACTGCCAACACTGCCAATCCGGGAATGAATGA
- a CDS encoding CD1871A family CXXC motif-containing protein, producing the protein MKNKLFQNRWGITMLAAGLIFMAAGVYRQEVGTVLTKAAAICLECIGIG; encoded by the coding sequence ATGAAAAATAAACTGTTCCAAAACAGATGGGGAATCACCATGCTGGCGGCCGGCCTGATTTTTATGGCCGCCGGCGTATACCGCCAGGAAGTCGGCACTGTCCTGACAAAAGCAGCAGCAATTTGCCTGGAATGCATCGGAATCGGATAA
- a CDS encoding TlpA disulfide reductase family protein produces MKKKVWFGIIAAAMVMACAGCSKKADSETVPKDLFANLATVDFEGNEVTADIFKENDLTLINTWATWCGPCVGEIPELQEVSDELEKEGTKVAIKGLVIEVMEGNTNELGIYAGLSEKERKNVQEVLDATKATYQQLLVSEELAASPLGKQAGFPTTYFVDKNGELVGAPITGSEDKAGWKKIIEKRLEEVKNEK; encoded by the coding sequence ATGAAAAAGAAAGTATGGTTTGGAATAATCGCAGCAGCAATGGTAATGGCATGTGCCGGATGTTCAAAAAAAGCAGATTCGGAAACCGTTCCAAAAGATTTATTTGCCAATCTGGCAACGGTGGATTTTGAAGGAAATGAGGTCACTGCGGATATTTTTAAAGAAAATGATTTGACGCTGATCAATACCTGGGCAACCTGGTGCGGTCCATGCGTCGGGGAGATCCCGGAGCTTCAGGAGGTATCGGACGAACTGGAGAAAGAGGGTACAAAAGTGGCAATAAAGGGATTGGTGATAGAAGTGATGGAAGGTAATACAAACGAGCTTGGGATTTACGCAGGCCTTTCCGAGAAAGAACGCAAGAACGTGCAGGAGGTATTAGATGCCACTAAGGCTACATACCAGCAGCTGCTGGTTTCCGAAGAGCTGGCGGCTTCCCCCCTTGGAAAACAGGCGGGTTTTCCAACCACGTATTTTGTTGACAAAAACGGAGAGCTGGTGGGAGCTCCAATAACCGGCTCTGAAGACAAGGCAGGATGGAAGAAAATTATTGAAAAGCGTCTGGAGGAAGTAAAGAATGAAAAATAA
- a CDS encoding ABC transporter permease, whose protein sequence is MLSKKKTSQKLLRQLASKNVKKSAEDYLVYFFTLTFAVCLFYTFNSIEAQFRALNLPDTYNFLEAAKSVMAGCSAIVCLIIGFLVVYSNSFLMKRRKREFAIYGILGMEQKDISRLLARETIRIGGISLLCGLPLGVAVSQILAMVTARMANGNVGNYTFVFSAEAMAAAVIFFVLTFAVVHIFRLWELRKMKLIDLLLAEQKNEGMPEKGNAWGILFIFALLLTGAGYWVIYTWRNVDFLKTAAVFSALVAAGTLLFFLSAAPVLLKVLKKKKGFYYRNLNLFVVNQLGSSMKKEGFSLAAVCILMYFSVSVMGIGTGMGQSFISEKSKMVPYDLSVIYYYDGIGTNEEMIKNGSIKEALEKQNAETADYLGKTGELTFYEDDNFTSRQLFGQFETKSRLQIPLTGEMPIDMVGVDDYNEIRALQGKPPVVLGETEYALTYSEPSVEEMLKNYMEQGGPLTVSGTELSLKKDGLYRQTLYNRNAYLDFGTLIVPQKIAEKHRPFMRVMDAVLLGEKEGCYDAMHRDEMLLSGFLFQGREDLFIDFLSGQLMVSYLGIYLGITFLITAGAVLALQQLTQATDNEKRFALLYKLGAGSGTMRKALKAQLGFYFGLPFLVAAFHSGVTMYGVYQGIPYLSAWDISRNVLFASGLAVAMYSIYFITTYAGCKRILKL, encoded by the coding sequence ATGTTATCTAAGAAAAAAACATCACAGAAATTACTGAGGCAGCTTGCATCTAAAAATGTTAAAAAAAGTGCGGAAGATTATCTGGTCTACTTTTTTACACTTACATTTGCCGTCTGTCTTTTCTATACTTTTAATTCCATTGAGGCGCAGTTTAGGGCGCTCAATCTTCCCGACACCTATAATTTCCTGGAAGCAGCGAAAAGCGTGATGGCAGGATGTTCCGCTATCGTATGCCTGATTATCGGATTCCTGGTAGTCTATTCCAACAGCTTTTTAATGAAACGCAGAAAACGTGAATTTGCCATTTATGGAATTCTGGGTATGGAACAGAAAGATATCAGCCGCCTGCTTGCCAGGGAAACGATCCGGATCGGCGGGATTTCCCTGCTGTGCGGCCTGCCCCTTGGTGTTGCGGTCTCCCAGATTCTGGCCATGGTAACGGCCAGGATGGCCAATGGCAATGTAGGAAATTACACTTTTGTATTTTCGGCGGAAGCAATGGCCGCCGCGGTTATTTTCTTTGTTTTAACTTTTGCCGTGGTACACATATTCCGGCTTTGGGAACTGCGGAAAATGAAGCTGATCGATCTGCTTTTGGCAGAGCAGAAAAATGAGGGAATGCCGGAAAAAGGAAACGCGTGGGGCATTCTGTTTATTTTTGCACTCCTTTTAACAGGCGCCGGGTATTGGGTGATTTATACCTGGAGAAATGTTGATTTTTTAAAGACGGCGGCTGTTTTCAGTGCTCTGGTTGCGGCCGGCACACTGCTGTTTTTTCTGTCCGCCGCACCGGTTCTATTAAAGGTTTTGAAGAAAAAAAAGGGATTTTATTACCGAAATCTCAACCTGTTTGTGGTAAACCAGTTGGGAAGCAGCATGAAAAAAGAAGGATTTTCACTTGCGGCGGTCTGCATTTTAATGTATTTTTCCGTGTCCGTAATGGGGATTGGAACAGGGATGGGACAGAGTTTTATTTCTGAAAAAAGTAAAATGGTGCCCTACGACCTGAGTGTCATTTATTATTATGACGGCATTGGAACAAATGAGGAGATGATAAAGAACGGGTCAATAAAAGAAGCACTGGAGAAACAGAATGCAGAAACAGCCGATTATCTGGGGAAAACAGGGGAATTGACGTTTTATGAAGATGATAACTTTACATCCAGGCAGTTGTTTGGCCAATTTGAGACGAAATCCAGGCTGCAGATACCATTGACCGGAGAGATGCCGATCGATATGGTAGGGGTGGATGACTATAATGAAATCAGAGCGCTGCAGGGGAAACCTCCGGTTGTGCTGGGGGAAACGGAATATGCCTTGACATACAGTGAGCCATCGGTGGAAGAGATGCTAAAAAACTATATGGAACAGGGAGGACCGCTTACTGTTTCAGGAACGGAACTTTCCCTGAAAAAAGACGGTTTATACCGGCAGACACTCTATAACCGCAATGCCTATCTGGATTTCGGAACGCTGATTGTACCTCAGAAAATCGCGGAAAAACACCGGCCGTTCATGAGAGTGATGGACGCTGTTCTACTCGGTGAAAAGGAGGGCTGCTATGACGCCATGCATCGGGATGAGATGCTGCTCAGTGGATTTTTATTCCAGGGCAGGGAGGATCTGTTTATCGATTTTCTCTCCGGTCAATTGATGGTCTCTTATTTGGGAATCTATTTGGGGATTACATTTCTAATTACGGCTGGGGCTGTCTTAGCGCTTCAGCAGCTGACTCAGGCCACCGATAATGAGAAGCGTTTCGCTCTTCTTTATAAATTGGGAGCTGGGTCCGGCACCATGAGAAAGGCTTTGAAAGCACAGCTGGGATTTTACTTTGGACTGCCTTTTTTAGTGGCAGCGTTCCATTCCGGTGTCACCATGTACGGCGTCTATCAGGGAATCCCCTACCTGTCCGCATGGGACATTTCCCGGAATGTGTTATTTGCGTCCGGTCTGGCAGTAGCTATGTACAGTATTTATTTCATCACCACATATGCAGGGTGCAAAAGAATTTTGAAATTATGA
- a CDS encoding ABC transporter ATP-binding protein yields the protein MNPILTVNNLEKFYKNKGSLTRAVNHISFEVEKGEYIGIMGASGSGKTTLLNCISTIDHATAGRICINGIEVTKMKEKSLSKFRREELGFIFQNFNLLDTLTGRDNIALALAICKTPPFQIEEKVNHISKELGIEEIIGKYPYEMSGGQKQRVACARAVVTEPSLILADEPTGALDSRSAGMLLECLQLLNEEKGATILMVTHDAFTASHCKRILFLKDGKIFNELIRGNASRKDFFDQIMQVVSLLGGDKGHVI from the coding sequence ATGAATCCAATCTTGACAGTCAATAATCTGGAAAAATTTTATAAAAATAAAGGAAGTCTGACAAGGGCAGTCAATCATATCAGTTTTGAGGTGGAAAAGGGGGAATATATTGGAATCATGGGAGCTTCCGGAAGCGGAAAGACGACGCTTCTAAACTGTATTTCCACCATCGATCACGCTACGGCCGGACGGATTTGTATCAATGGAATTGAAGTGACAAAAATGAAGGAAAAAAGTCTGTCCAAATTCCGGAGGGAAGAATTGGGATTTATTTTTCAAAACTTCAATCTGTTGGATACCCTGACCGGGCGGGACAACATTGCCCTGGCTCTGGCGATCTGCAAAACACCGCCGTTCCAGATTGAGGAGAAAGTGAATCATATTTCCAAAGAATTGGGAATTGAAGAAATCATAGGGAAATACCCCTATGAAATGTCAGGAGGACAAAAGCAGCGGGTGGCCTGCGCCAGGGCGGTTGTCACGGAACCGTCTTTAATCCTGGCGGATGAACCTACCGGAGCCCTGGATTCCCGTTCCGCAGGAATGCTGCTGGAATGCCTGCAGCTTCTGAATGAAGAAAAAGGGGCTACCATCCTCATGGTAACCCACGATGCATTCACAGCCAGCCATTGTAAAAGGATTCTGTTCTTAAAGGATGGTAAAATATTTAATGAACTGATCCGTGGGAATGCTTCGAGAAAAGATTTTTTCGATCAGATTATGCAGGTGGTTTCTTTGCTGGGAGGTGACAAAGGCCATGTTATCTAA
- a CDS encoding sensor histidine kinase: MKITEYIQDQWIAIWISVLTFFFTGLFLFIMGTQLPVIIAVESLFFLGFFLCGAWDCFRKKGYYDQVERILDQLEEKNYLSELLTVPSFYDGKLLYEILVKDEKYLNDIIARQQQEMIDYKDYIQTWSHEIKTPIAVERLIMENHKSPVMSSLEEEVGKIEAYVEQMLYYSKSGSLEADYLVQPVNVKRLIMGAITKNRKMMIESSVFPKFGDLEYEILTDPKWMEFIFGQLITNSVKYRDLEKKSWISFDAREEEGGMLAITVSDNGIGIPSQDVPRVFRKGFTGENGHTHQKSTGMGLYLCKNLCDKMDIRLELNSEWGNGTSFTFHMKRSR, encoded by the coding sequence ATGAAAATTACAGAATATATCCAGGATCAATGGATTGCCATCTGGATTTCCGTGTTAACATTTTTTTTTACAGGACTGTTTCTTTTTATCATGGGAACACAGCTCCCGGTTATCATTGCAGTGGAAAGTCTGTTTTTTTTAGGGTTCTTTTTGTGTGGAGCCTGGGATTGTTTCCGGAAAAAAGGATATTATGACCAGGTGGAACGAATATTAGATCAGCTGGAAGAAAAAAATTACCTGTCGGAACTTCTCACCGTTCCCAGTTTTTATGATGGTAAACTTTTATATGAGATTTTAGTAAAGGATGAAAAGTATTTAAATGACATCATTGCGAGGCAGCAACAGGAAATGATAGATTATAAGGATTATATCCAGACATGGAGCCATGAGATCAAGACACCGATTGCAGTGGAACGGCTGATAATGGAAAATCATAAAAGCCCTGTAATGTCCAGTCTGGAGGAGGAAGTAGGAAAAATAGAGGCCTATGTGGAACAAATGCTTTATTACAGCAAAAGCGGCAGCTTGGAAGCCGATTATCTGGTTCAGCCGGTCAATGTGAAACGGCTGATTATGGGCGCAATTACTAAAAACAGAAAGATGATGATAGAGTCTTCGGTGTTTCCAAAATTCGGGGATCTGGAGTATGAAATTCTGACCGATCCCAAATGGATGGAATTCATCTTTGGCCAGCTCATCACAAATTCGGTGAAATACCGGGATTTAGAGAAAAAATCCTGGATCTCTTTTGATGCACGGGAGGAGGAGGGCGGGATGCTTGCGATAACCGTATCAGACAATGGAATCGGAATTCCAAGCCAGGATGTCCCCCGCGTATTCCGGAAGGGCTTCACCGGTGAAAATGGACATACCCACCAGAAATCAACTGGAATGGGACTTTACCTGTGCAAAAATCTATGTGACAAAATGGATATCCGTCTGGAACTCAATTCGGAATGGGGAAATGGAACTTCGTTTACCTTTCATATGAAAAGAAGCAGATAA
- a CDS encoding response regulator transcription factor codes for MERILIVEDEVKIREELSTALKKKGYSCSVIEDFEHVVQQIAIEAPDLVLLDLNLPVQDGFAICQEVRKTQDVPIIVVTSSDSDLDELMSLNLGADDFITKPYNMHILLAHISTVLNRAYGKRKCLVLNHRGLSLDILKGKASYQGKEVDLTKNELGILKTLMENAGVIISRNDLICQLWEMEEFVEDSTLTVNINRLRKKLTELGLEDYLITKRGLGYLV; via the coding sequence ATGGAACGGATCTTAATTGTGGAAGATGAAGTGAAAATCAGGGAAGAATTGAGCACAGCGCTGAAAAAGAAAGGATATTCCTGCAGTGTAATTGAGGATTTTGAGCATGTGGTGCAGCAGATAGCAATCGAGGCACCGGATTTAGTGCTGCTTGATTTGAATCTGCCGGTGCAGGATGGATTCGCTATCTGCCAGGAGGTGCGAAAGACCCAGGATGTTCCCATTATTGTGGTAACCAGTTCCGACAGCGATTTGGACGAACTGATGAGCCTGAATCTGGGGGCGGATGATTTTATCACCAAACCTTATAATATGCATATTCTGCTGGCCCACATTTCGACCGTTCTAAACCGCGCCTATGGAAAAAGGAAATGTCTGGTATTAAATCACAGGGGGTTGTCTCTCGATATTTTAAAAGGAAAAGCTTCTTATCAGGGAAAAGAAGTTGATCTCACAAAAAATGAATTGGGAATTTTAAAAACGTTGATGGAAAATGCGGGCGTTATTATTTCCAGAAATGATTTAATCTGCCAGCTGTGGGAAATGGAAGAATTTGTGGAGGACAGTACTCTGACCGTTAATATTAACCGTCTTCGCAAGAAGCTGACGGAATTGGGACTGGAAGATTATCTGATTACAAAACGGGGACTGGGGTATCTGGTATGA
- a CDS encoding DedA family protein — protein sequence MDIQTLTRFFLQYGAIFIFLIVLLEYLNLPGFPAGVIMPLAGIWAAKGNISFLAAMVITVSAGLLGSWILYFLGRIGGAFFLPWYVNRFPKQEPLIQKNLELLRQKGAAGVFISKLIPMIRTVISIPAGMIKMDFLSYSISSAGGIFIWNFVLVGAGYWMGDSALNLFT from the coding sequence ATGGACATTCAGACATTAACACGTTTTTTTCTACAATATGGAGCCATATTTATTTTCCTGATCGTACTGCTTGAGTACCTGAACCTTCCAGGGTTCCCGGCCGGGGTGATTATGCCGCTGGCGGGCATCTGGGCGGCTAAGGGGAATATCAGTTTTCTGGCAGCCATGGTGATTACGGTCAGCGCCGGGTTATTGGGCAGCTGGATCTTATATTTTTTGGGAAGAATCGGCGGTGCGTTCTTTTTGCCATGGTATGTGAATCGCTTCCCAAAGCAGGAACCTCTTATTCAAAAGAATCTTGAACTGCTTCGGCAAAAAGGAGCTGCGGGGGTGTTTATCAGCAAACTGATTCCTATGATACGCACGGTGATATCAATTCCGGCTGGAATGATTAAAATGGATTTTCTCTCATACAGCATCAGCTCCGCAGGCGGGATTTTCATCTGGAATTTCGTGCTGGTAGGCGCGGGATACTGGATGGGGGATTCGGCCTTAAACCTGTTTACATAG
- a CDS encoding glycosyltransferase yields MRIAMFTNNYKPFIAGVPISIERLSEGLRNAGHEVYVFAPDYGNCGEETYVIRYKTLYKKDETGIVVGNCFDGRIEKEFARLRFDVIHVHHPLLSGHAALYLGKKYGIPVAYTYHTRYEEYLHYFKPFQAFGPAHRQGGTPKFGREALVRQYIKAFANSCDMIFAPTKMMRDCLENYGTDTGIGILPTGLEDSSFQEDSGSAKAIRRQYKGDKKYLFSTIARLEKEKNLDFLLEGAAALKRRMGDCFRIMVIGEGSERGHLQGLAGRLGIGENIIFTGKVENRRIKDYQFASDLFLFASKSETQGIVLLEAMAAGTPVIAVRASGVSDIVENGCNGYMTQENAEQWAEAAGQALSGREHYLALCRNSVKTASNYRSTEIAAMAEAYYYQMKDRDRKKKGSEAMMQFLFYLNPCNLFKENKNMV; encoded by the coding sequence ATGAGAATTGCAATGTTTACTAATAATTATAAGCCATTCATCGCAGGAGTGCCAATATCGATTGAGAGATTGTCTGAGGGGCTGAGAAATGCCGGACACGAGGTATATGTTTTTGCTCCCGACTATGGAAACTGCGGGGAAGAAACGTATGTAATCCGGTACAAAACGCTGTATAAAAAGGATGAAACCGGGATTGTGGTGGGAAACTGTTTCGACGGCAGGATAGAGAAGGAGTTCGCCAGACTCAGGTTCGATGTAATCCATGTACATCATCCACTGCTGTCCGGACATGCCGCCCTCTACCTTGGTAAAAAATATGGCATTCCGGTGGCATATACGTACCACACCAGATATGAGGAGTATCTGCACTATTTTAAGCCGTTTCAAGCGTTCGGCCCGGCACACCGTCAGGGAGGAACGCCAAAATTCGGCAGGGAGGCTCTGGTACGTCAGTACATAAAAGCCTTTGCCAACTCCTGTGACATGATATTTGCACCCACAAAAATGATGCGGGACTGCCTGGAAAACTATGGCACGGACACCGGAATCGGGATTCTGCCAACGGGTCTGGAGGACAGTTCCTTTCAGGAGGATTCTGGGTCTGCCAAAGCAATCAGGAGACAGTATAAAGGAGATAAAAAATATCTGTTCAGCACAATAGCCAGGCTTGAAAAGGAGAAAAACCTGGATTTTCTGCTGGAGGGAGCGGCGGCCCTAAAACGGCGGATGGGAGACTGTTTCCGCATCATGGTGATCGGGGAGGGAAGCGAGCGCGGACATCTGCAGGGGCTGGCCGGCCGTCTGGGAATTGGTGAGAATATTATTTTTACAGGAAAGGTAGAAAACCGGAGAATTAAAGACTACCAGTTTGCCAGCGATCTGTTCCTTTTCGCCTCCAAATCGGAGACGCAGGGAATTGTCCTTCTGGAGGCCATGGCGGCGGGAACGCCGGTGATTGCGGTCAGGGCCAGCGGCGTATCAGATATTGTAGAAAACGGCTGCAACGGATACATGACCCAGGAAAATGCGGAGCAGTGGGCCGAAGCCGCAGGACAGGCCCTCTCCGGACGGGAACATTACCTGGCGCTTTGCAGAAATTCGGTAAAAACCGCCTCGAACTACCGTTCCACGGAGATTGCGGCTATGGCGGAAGCGTATTATTATCAGATGAAGGATCGCGACAGAAAGAAAAAAGGTTCGGAAGCGATGATGCAGTTTCTTTTTTATCTTAATCCATGCAACCTGTTTAAAGAAAACAAAAATATGGTTTGA
- a CDS encoding spore photoproduct lyase, with protein sequence MKFDAVYYEPDSLNYVLGKELKEKYGDLPWLPIASHNSIKEMQEKPNSEFGKMKRNLIVGIRKTHKYIENHKVSDYLVPYTSSGCTAMCLYCYLVCNYNKCAYLRLFVNREQMLDRLIKKGRESSPAVFEIGSNSDLVLENVITGNLLYTIPRFAEEGTGKLTFPSKFDMVDPLLPLEHRGKIIFRMSVNPQELIRRIELGTSGLAQRISAVNKMCEAGYPCGLLIAPVILTEGWKEMYTGLLEELEEGLTAKMKKQMFLEIILMTYSYVHRAINSEAFPAAPDLYDGERMTGRGRGRYCYREDSRKEAEDFLRSEVKRIMGDVKILYIS encoded by the coding sequence ATGAAATTTGATGCGGTATACTATGAACCGGACAGCCTGAATTATGTTTTGGGGAAGGAACTTAAGGAAAAGTATGGTGATTTGCCCTGGCTGCCTATTGCCAGCCATAATTCCATCAAAGAAATGCAGGAAAAGCCCAACTCGGAGTTTGGGAAAATGAAGAGAAACCTGATAGTCGGAATCCGAAAAACCCACAAATACATCGAAAACCATAAGGTGTCGGATTACCTGGTACCCTACACGTCGTCGGGCTGCACGGCTATGTGCCTGTACTGCTATCTGGTTTGCAATTATAATAAATGCGCCTATCTCCGCCTGTTTGTGAACCGCGAGCAGATGCTGGACCGCCTGATTAAAAAGGGACGGGAGAGCAGCCCCGCTGTATTTGAAATCGGCAGCAACAGCGACCTGGTACTGGAAAACGTCATAACTGGAAACCTGCTCTATACAATACCCAGATTTGCTGAGGAGGGGACGGGAAAACTCACATTCCCATCCAAATTTGATATGGTGGATCCGCTTCTGCCTCTGGAACACAGGGGGAAGATTATCTTCCGTATGAGTGTGAATCCACAGGAACTTATCAGGCGGATTGAACTTGGCACCTCGGGACTGGCGCAGAGAATCAGCGCGGTCAATAAGATGTGTGAGGCGGGATATCCCTGCGGGCTCTTAATTGCACCGGTAATTTTGACGGAGGGATGGAAAGAAATGTATACGGGCCTTCTCGAAGAGCTGGAAGAGGGGCTGACCGCGAAGATGAAGAAGCAGATGTTTCTTGAAATTATTCTGATGACCTATTCCTATGTGCACCGGGCAATCAACAGTGAAGCGTTTCCCGCCGCGCCCGACTTATATGACGGCGAACGGATGACGGGAAGGGGCAGAGGCAGATACTGTTACCGTGAAGATTCCAGAAAAGAGGCCGAAGACTTCCTGCGGTCGGAGGTAAAACGAATCATGGGTGATGTCAAAATACTTTATATCAGTTAG
- a CDS encoding DUF1538 domain-containing protein, with protein sequence MNKKLKEKIQESLTTVLPITTVVLLLSIFLLPIDVGTVALFLTGAFFLIVGMGFFQLGAEITMMPLGEGVGQHLVKTKNLVITIVVCFVVGVIITVAEPDLQVLSNQVPSIPNAVLVWTVAFGVGIFTIAAVLRILMNISLLKILIVLYPLLFLVSFLVPADFTAIAFDSGGVTTGPMTVPFIMALGIGFSSARCDKNSDSDSFGLVALCSIGPILMVLLLSLFFHPGDASYDMAEIVELFTMQDVVHQFIIALPAQLKEVSVIIFPILLVFIIFQLCTKQYRIKQILRLLVGLLYTLIGTTLFLTGVNTGFAPVGTLLGAELAGSPFKWMLVPVGALVGFYIVKAEPAVQVLNNQVEDITNGTVSRNSMNRCLSIGVSAAVALAMVRILTGVNIYWILIPGYILALFMAKRVEPIFVGIAFDSGGVASGPMTSTFLLPMAIGACVGVEGNITTDAFGVVALVALAPIIAIQATGLVYAYKAKRLPVTAVSEETDYEFIDLEEE encoded by the coding sequence TTGAATAAGAAATTAAAAGAAAAGATACAGGAATCATTGACAACGGTTCTTCCAATCACGACAGTGGTATTGCTGCTGAGCATATTTTTACTGCCGATTGACGTGGGGACGGTTGCCCTGTTTTTAACAGGAGCATTTTTTCTGATAGTAGGCATGGGTTTCTTCCAGCTTGGAGCGGAAATCACCATGATGCCTCTTGGGGAAGGCGTTGGACAGCACCTGGTGAAAACAAAGAATTTAGTAATAACAATTGTGGTATGTTTTGTTGTAGGAGTCATTATCACGGTGGCGGAGCCGGATCTTCAGGTTTTGTCCAATCAGGTTCCATCTATCCCTAACGCAGTTCTTGTCTGGACCGTTGCGTTCGGCGTCGGTATTTTTACCATTGCCGCGGTTCTCAGAATCTTAATGAATATCAGCCTTTTGAAAATTTTGATTGTTTTATACCCTTTGCTGTTCCTTGTCTCGTTTTTGGTGCCGGCGGATTTTACGGCAATCGCCTTTGATTCGGGCGGAGTGACCACGGGGCCTATGACGGTTCCCTTCATTATGGCTCTCGGCATCGGTTTTTCGTCTGCCAGGTGCGACAAAAACAGTGACAGCGACAGCTTCGGCCTTGTGGCCCTGTGCAGTATCGGGCCGATTCTCATGGTATTGCTTCTCAGCCTCTTTTTCCATCCCGGGGATGCATCATATGATATGGCTGAAATTGTAGAGCTTTTTACAATGCAGGATGTGGTTCATCAGTTCATTATTGCCCTGCCTGCGCAGCTGAAGGAGGTATCGGTTATTATTTTCCCCATACTTCTTGTCTTTATCATCTTCCAGTTATGTACGAAACAGTACAGAATAAAACAGATTTTGCGTCTGCTGGTGGGACTTCTGTATACGTTAATTGGAACGACCCTGTTTCTTACGGGCGTCAATACCGGGTTTGCGCCGGTTGGGACCCTGCTGGGAGCGGAACTGGCCGGAAGTCCGTTTAAGTGGATGCTCGTTCCCGTCGGAGCGCTGGTCGGATTCTATATTGTAAAGGCGGAACCGGCGGTACAGGTCCTGAATAACCAGGTCGAAGACATCACAAACGGTACGGTATCCAGAAACTCGATGAACCGCTGCCTTTCAATCGGCGTTTCGGCTGCGGTGGCCCTGGCCATGGTCCGGATTCTGACCGGCGTCAACATATACTGGATCCTGATTCCGGGATACATACTTGCCCTTTTTATGGCGAAAAGAGTTGAACCTATCTTTGTGGGGATTGCCTTTGACTCCGGCGGCGTTGCCAGCGGCCCAATGACATCCACGTTCCTGCTTCCGATGGCGATCGGCGCATGTGTGGGCGTTGAAGGCAATATCACGACGGATGCATTCGGCGTGGTGGCGCTTGTTGCCCTGGCTCCGATTATTGCAATTCAGGCCACCGGCCTGGTATACGCATACAAAGCAAAACGGCTGCCGGTTACGGCTGTCTCTGAAGAGACAGATTATGAGTTCATCGATCTGGAGGAGGAATAG